One uncultured Jannaschia sp. DNA segment encodes these proteins:
- a CDS encoding A24 family peptidase, with translation MTVGIVVAGGALLAILGAIAVIDLRTRRIPDPLNVALALSGLAAALVLDGQVPWPSLLAATVVGAALWIIAEIFRRRRGLTGLGLGDIKMIAAAALWVSPWNLPLVLVVATVGALVAVGVGAVAGRRTDRLTRIPFGPFIGLGLMLTWILERSGLPMLAPAGVW, from the coding sequence ATGACGGTCGGGATTGTCGTCGCCGGCGGGGCGCTTCTGGCGATCCTCGGCGCGATCGCGGTCATCGACCTGCGGACCCGGCGCATTCCCGACCCGCTGAACGTGGCGCTCGCGCTTTCGGGGCTGGCGGCGGCACTGGTGCTCGACGGGCAGGTGCCGTGGCCGTCGCTGCTTGCGGCGACGGTGGTGGGCGCGGCACTCTGGATCATCGCCGAGATCTTCCGCCGCCGCCGTGGACTGACGGGCCTCGGGCTGGGCGACATCAAGATGATCGCCGCTGCCGCACTCTGGGTCAGCCCGTGGAACCTGCCGCTCGTGCTCGTGGTCGCGACCGTCGGCGCGCTTGTCGCCGTTGGGGTCGGAGCGGTCGCGGGGCGCCGGACGGACCGGTTGACGCGCATCCCGTTTGGGCCGTTCATCGGGCTGGGCCTGATGCTGACATGGATCCTCGAACGGTCGGGGCTGCCAATGCTGGCGCCCGCGGGGGTATGGTAA